A portion of the Juglans microcarpa x Juglans regia isolate MS1-56 chromosome 1D, Jm3101_v1.0, whole genome shotgun sequence genome contains these proteins:
- the LOC121264925 gene encoding uncharacterized mitochondrial protein AtMg00810-like, giving the protein MDVHNAILPGNFDEEIYMDLPLGYHIHIEQHEGEKLGNQKGAFTTILVYVNDIIIGGNSQREIDLLKAHLHRKFKIKELGPLKYFLGLEVARSSTGINVCQRKYTLEILRDSGLLGTKPASIPIELNHKLSHTTNEFLQDPTTYSRLIGRLIYLTITRPGITYAVNVLSQFMDRPSQAHLHSAYRILRYLKGSIGQAIFFSSKSSLHLKAYSDSNWAACPKTRRSVTSFCIFIGDSLVSWKSKKQVTISRCSAEVEYGALASTSCEIVLLLGLLKELSIDHAQPAILLCDNQAVIHITKNPIFHERTKVLSRSRI; this is encoded by the coding sequence ATGGATGTTCATAATGCTATTTTACCTGGGAATTTTGATGAGGAAATTTATATGGATTTACCACTTGGTTACCACATTCACATAGAGCAGCATGAGGGGGAGAAACTGGGGAATCAAAAAGGTGCCTTCACAACAATCTTAGTCTATGTGAATGATATCATAATAGGAGGTAATTCTCAAAGAGAAATTGATCTACTCAAAGCTCACCTccatagaaaatttaaaatcaaggAACTTGGACCCCTCAAATACTTTCTAGGACTAGAGGTTGCAAGATCATCAACTGGAATAAATGTTTGTCAAAGGAAGTATACCCTCGAAATCTTGAGAGACTCAGGGTTACTAGGCACCAAACCTGCCTCCATACCTATTGAGTTAAATCACAAATTGAGTCATACCACAAATGAGTTCCTACAAGACCCTACAACCTATAGTAGACTCATTGGAAGGCTCATCTACCTGACCATTACCAGGCCAGGCATTACATATGCAGTAAATGTCTTGAGCCAGTTTATGGACAGACCATCACAAGCTCACTTACACTCAGCTTATAGAATCCTCAGGTATCTAAAAGGTTCTATAGGCCAGGCCATCTTTTTTTCATCAAAGTCATCCCTACATTTGAAGGCCTACAGTGATTCTAATTGGGCTGCTTGTCCCAAAACTAGGAGATCAGTCACAagtttttgtatatttattggGGACTCATTGGTaagttggaaatcaaagaagcaaGTGACTATTTCTAGGTGCTCAGCAGAAGTAGAATATGGAGCATTAGCCTCTACAAGCTGTGAAATTGTTTTGCTCCTTGGTCTGCTAAAGGAACTCAGCATTGACCATGCACAACCTGCTATCTTGCTTTGTGATAACCAAGCAGTCATCCATATCACGAAGAACCCTATCTTCCATGAGAGAACTAAGGTACTAAGCAGAAGCAGAATATAG